The Cinclus cinclus chromosome 38, bCinCin1.1, whole genome shotgun sequence nucleotide sequence ggggatttggggaattcagttctggggaaatccggggatttgggggaattcagttctgggggaaatcctgggatttggggaattcagttctgggggaatcctgggatttggggaattcagttctgggggaaatccggggatttggggaattcagttctgggggaaatccggggatttggggaattcagttctggggaaatccggggatttgggggaattcagttctgggggggatccggggatttggggaattcagttctgggggaaatccggggatttggggaattcagttctgggggaatcctgggatttggggaattcagttctgggggaaatccggggatttggggaattcagttctgggggaatcctgggatttggggaattcagttctgggggaaatccggggatttggggaattcagttctggggggaaatccggggatttggggaattcagttctggggaaatccggggatttgggggaattcagttctgggggaaatccggggatttgggggaattcagttctggggggaaatccggggatttgggggattcagttctgggggggatccggggatttggggaattcagttctgggggggatccggggatttgggggaattcagttctgggggaaatccggggatttgggggaattcagttctggggaaatccggggatttgggggaattcagttctgggggaaatccggggatttggggaattcagttctggggaaatccggggatttgggggaattcagttctgggggaaatccggggatttggggaattcagttctgggggggatccggggatttggggaattcagttctgggggaaatccggggatttggggaattcagttctgggggggatccggggatttggggaattcagttctgggggggatccggggatttggggaattcagttctggggaaatccggggatttggggaattcagttctgggggggatccggggatttggggaattcagttctggggaaatccggggatttggggaattcagttctgggggaaatccggggatttgggggattcagttctgggggaaatccggggatttgggggaattcagttctgggggaatcctgggatttggggaattcagttctgggggggatccgggaatttgggggaattcagttctgggggaatcctgggatttggggaattcagttctgggggaaatccgggaatttgggggaattcagttctgggggaatcctgggatttggggaattcagttctgggggggatccgggaatttgggggaattcagttctgggggggatccggggatttgggggaattcagttctgggggaaatccggggatttggggaattcagttctgggggggatccggggatttgggggattcagttctgggggaaatccggggatttggggaattcagttctgggggggatccggggatttggggaattcagttctgggggggacccggggatttggggaattcagttctgggggaaatccggggatttggggaattcagttctgggggaaatccggggatttggggaattcagttctgggggaaatccggggatttgggggaattcagttctgggggaatcctgggatttggggaattcagttctgggggaatcctgggatttggggaattcagttctgggggaatcctgggatttggggaattcagttctgggggggatccgggaatttgggggaattcagttctgggggaatcctgggatttggggaattcagttctgggggaaatccgggaatttgggggaattcagttctgggggaatcctgggatttggggaattcagttctgggggggatccgggaatttgggggaattcagttctgggggaatcctgggatttggggaattcagttctgggggaaatccgggaatttgggggaattcagttctgggggaatcctgggatttggggaattcagttctgggggggatccgggaatttgggggaattcagttctgggggggatccggggatttgggggaattcagttctgggggaaatccggggatttgggggaattcagttctggggggaAATCCGGGtatttggggaattcagttctgggggggatccggggatttgggggattcagttctgggggaaatccggggatttggggaattcagttctgggggggatccggggatttggggaattcagttctgggggggacccggggatttggggaattcagttctgggggaaatccggggatttggggaattcagttctgggggaaatccggggatttggggaattcagttctgggggggatccggggatttggggaattcagttctgggggaaatccggggatttggggaattcagttctggggggaaatcctgggatttggggaattcagttctgggggaaatccggggatttggggaattcagttctgggggaaatccggggatttggggaattcagttctgggggaatcctgggatttgggggattcagttctgggggaaatccgggaatttgggggaattcagttctgggggaatcctgggatttgggggaattcagttctgggggaaatccgggaatttgggggaattcagttctgggggaaatccggggatttggggggaattcagttctgggggaaatcctggaatgggggaattcagttctgggggaaatccggggatttgggggaattcagttctgggggaaatccggggatttggggaattcagttctgggggaaatcctggaatttgggggaattcagttctgggggaaatccNNNNNNNNNNNNNNNNNNNNNNNNNNNNNNNNNNNNNNNNNNNNNNNNNNNNNNNNNNNNNNNNNNNNNNNNNNNNNNNNNNNNNNNNNNNNNNNNNNNNNNNNNNNNNNNNNNNNNNNNNNNNNNNNNNNNNNNNNNNNNNNNNNNNNNNNNNNNNNNNNNNNNNNNNNNNNNNNNNNNNNNNNNNNNNNNNNNNNNNNCCCGTGATATGTTATACAACGTGATATATCATAGAATGCAATATATCACGTGATATATTACACGTGATATATTACATAGCGTGATGTGATGTATTATACAACGTGATTATTATATAATGTGATACATTATAGAACGTGATATATTATATAGCGTGATATATGCAATATACAATGTGATATATAACGTGATGTATAACATATTATAAAACGCGATATAGAACGTGCTATATTATATAACGTGATATATAACGTGATACACTATATAACGTGGCGTGATATACAACGTGATATAAAACGTGATATATAACGTGCTATATAACATGATATACTGTATAACATGTATTATACAGCGTGATCCATAATGTGATATATAACATGATACACCTTATAACGTGATATAATAACATATTATATAGCATGATATATTATATAGCGTGATATATGTGATATATTATACAACATGATGTATTATAAGACGTGATATATTACAGAACGTGACACATAGCGTGATGTGATATATTATACGTGATATGTTATATAACGTGATATATAACATGATATGCTTTATAACATGGTATAATAACATTATATAGCATGATTTATTATGTAACGTGATATATAATGTGATATACAACGTGATATATTATAGAACGTGATACATAGCGTGATGTATTATACAATGTGATACATAACGTGATATATAAAATGATATATAACATGATATATTCTAAAACGTGGTATATTATATAGCGTGATGTGATATATTATACATGACATAGAATGTGATATACGTGATATAAAATGGGATATATAATGTGATATATAACATGATGTATAGCATGATATACTATATAACATGATATATAACATATTATATAGCGTGATATACAACGCGATATATAACATGATATATTACAAAACGTGGTATATTATATAGCGTGGTATATAGCGTGATGTGATATATTATTTGTGATATAAAATGTGATATATAACATGATATATAACGTGATATATACCATTAAATACTATATAACGTGATATAGTAACATATTATATAGCTTGATATATAATGTGATATATAATGTGATATATTATACAACGTGATATATAATGTGATATATAACATGATATACTACATAATATATTACAAAATGTGGTCTATTATATAGCATGATATATAGCATGATGTGATATATGTGATATATTATAAAACGTGATATACGTGATATAAAATGTGATATATAATGTGATATATAACATGATATATAACATGATATAACATTATATAGCGTGATATATTATATAACATGATATATGTGACATATTATACAATGTGATACATAACGTGATATAAAACGTGATGTATAGCGTGATGTTATATATGTGATATATAATGTGATATATAACGTGATATACTATATAACGTGATATAATAACATCTAGCATGATATATAACATGATATATTATGTGATATACAACATGATAAATAACATGATATAACATGATAAAACGTGATATATAGTGTGATGTGATATACAACGTGATATATAACGTGATATGTAACATGATATAACATACTATATAGCGTGATTTATTATAAAACGTGATCTATAATGTGATATATTATATGTGATATATTATAAAATGTGATATATTACACATGATATATTATATAGCATGATATATAATATGATATACTATATAACATGATATGTTATATAGCATGATATATAACACGATACATGTGATATATTATACAATGTGATATGTAACGTGATATATAACATGATATACTATACATGATATATTATATAGCATGATATATAATATGATATACTATATAACATGATATAACATATTATATAGCATCATGTATAATATGATATACTACATAACACGATATAACGTATTATATAGCATGATATATAACACGATATAACATATTATATAGCATGATATATAACATGATACATGTGATATATTATACAATGTGATATATAACGTGATATATAACATGATATACTATACATGATATAACATATTATATAGCATCATGTATAATATGATATACTATATAACACGATATAACACATTATATAGCGTGATATATAACACGATACATGTGATATATTATACAATGTGATATATAACGTGATATATAACATGATATACTATACAACATGATATATTATATAGCATGATATATAATATGATATACTACATAACATGATATAACATTATATAGCGTGATACATAACACGATATATGTGATATACAATGTGATAAATAATGTGATATATAACATGATATACTATAAAACATGATATAACATATTATATAGCATGATATATAATATGATATACTACATAACACGATATAACGTATTATATAGCATGATATATAACACGATATAACATATTATATAGCATGATATATAACATGATACATGTGATATATTATACAATGTGATATATAACGTGATATATAACATGATATACTATACATGATATATTATATAGCATGATATATGATATACTATATAACATGATATAACATATTATATAGCATCATGTATAATGATATACTATATAACACGATATAACACATTATATAGCGTGATATATAACACGATACATGTGATATATTATACAATGTGATATATAACGTGATATATAACATGATATACTATACAACATGATATATTATATAGCATGATACATAATATGATATACTATATAACACGCTATAACACATTATATAGCATGATATATAACACGATACATGTGATATATTATACAACGTGATATACAACGTGATACAAAGCGTGATCTATAGCGTGATGTGATATACGTGATCTATAATGTGATCTATAATGTGATATAGAACATGATGTACTATATAACGTGATATATTATACAACGTGATATATTATTCAGCGCGATATATTAAATAACGTACCGCGCACTCTCCCTTCTCCGGTCGATCGATCGATCGATCGATCACTGCCGTCACCCACAACCCATCACCCACTCACCCTGTCCTCTTCCCTCTCCGCGGCTCCTTCGTTTCCGGGGGGTTCTTTTCGGGGCCGGGCTCTGTCTCTCTGCGCCCCCCCATGTGGTGCAGCGGGTCCAGCGAGGCCTTGAGCCCCCCCTGAATTTCTCGGGGTCCAGGGCGGTTCCTCGGGGGGGTCCGCAGGTACCAGGGGGGCCGGGTCTGGGCCTCGGCCGCGCTCTGGCCCAGGTACGTCAGCACCCCCAGGGCTCGTTCCCGTCGCTCCTGCGGGGGCcgtgtggggagggggagaagcgCTCACgatccccccccccaccccctttccTCTCCCCAATTCACGCGGggttttccccccaaaaattccctatTTGTTTtaaacctccaaaaaaaaaaaaaaaaaaaaaaaaaaaaaaaaaaaaaaatcccgttTTTTTCAACCcaaatttttctcattcttttcccaccaaaaaaaaaaaaaaaaaaaaaaaatccaattttttaccacaaaaaaaaaaaaacattttttttccctacccaaattcccatttttttccccacgaaaaaatttattttttcctagaaaaaaatcccagtttttcccACAAACAATAGCATTTTTTCCTAcctaaattcccattttttcccataaaaaaaattcccattttccccacaaaaaactctttttttccccacaaaaaatatcatttttcccacaaaaattcccactttcccacaaaaaaattcccattttttccccccaaaaaaactcccatgtttcccacaaaaaaaaaatcttttttccccacaaaaaaattcccactttcccacaaaaaaattcccattttttccccccaaaaaactcccattttttcccacaaaaaatatcatttttcccacaaaaattcccactttcccacaaaaaaaaaatcttttttccccacaaaaaaattcccactttcccacaaaaaaattcccattttttccccccaaaaaactcccattttttcccacaaaaaataccattttttcctacctaaattcccatttttccccacaaaaaatTCCCActttcccacaaaaaaaattcccattttttccccacaaaaaaaaaaaaaaaatctccatttttcccgcccaaattcccatttttttaaacCCAAGCCCCTCCGATCTCAGCCGCtcctgagggggaaaaaaatagaggagCGGGATTTATGTGacaccccccccgccccccgcccccccagggtaaaaatttcccattttattctcaaattccccttttttcaccccaaattGGATTTCCGCCCATCCCCCACCTCACCTGAGGGAGGGGTCCCCTCAGAACCcgcccctccctccccccccctcacCTGTTCCCGCCTTTTTTCCGCCTCGTGCTCGCGGTTCGGGGCCTCCTCAGGAGGGGGAAACAGCACCGGGGGCGCCGGGGGGGAGGGGCTGCGACCCCCGACCCGCGCCCGCTTCCTCAGGAGCTCGGTGCGCACCTGAGGAGGGACAAAACCGGGGGGTCAAggatcccaaaaaattcccaaaattccaacaACCCGCCCCCCCCCGCGGATCCCCCTCCCC carries:
- the LENG1 gene encoding leukocyte receptor cluster member 1, producing the protein MNILPKKSWHVRNKDNVARVRRDEAAAEVERRKREARALRAEQEVRTELLRKRARVGGRSPSPPAPPVLFPPPEEAPNREHEAEKRREQERRERALGVLTYLGQSAAEAQTRPPWYLRTPPRNRPGPREIQGGLKASLDPLHHMGGRRETEPGPEKNPPETKEPRRGKRTG